The sequence tataattgttattagAATCTAAGCAATTTCTATATTCTTTTGGCTTTGAATCATGTTAGTAGAATATCTCTTCATTTCTCACCATAAATAATGTGTTGTGTTGCATgtaaaaaattattcatataaCTGAATATCATATGTTTTGAACCTATGATTGCTCTTTTTACCTCGCAATTTGTTGATTCTATTATTTGCTCTCAGCCCTGAATCCAGATAAATGGATTGAATTTAAGCTTCAAGACAAGGTGGAGGCAAGCCACAATACTCAGCTATTTCGGTTAGTCTCTTATCAGTTTTTTTACCTCTTATCTTTTTGTCCCTTGAAGGCGTGTATTCTTTTGAAGTATGGTAATGTCTCTCGCGATTCTTCAGTTGTTCCATCAACTCAAGCCTCTTGCGTGGGCTAACCTCATAAAAGTGAATTAGAGTGGCTAGGTGTGGCAGGCTTTAGTTGGATATGATTGTTTCTGGAGTTTGGTTGGGGAGTGGGTTGGGGGGCACAGAGGAACTCTTGACGAGATTATGTGTGAGCAAGAGGAATGTATAGTCATAAAACTGGTAAGAATATTAGTGACTTTTCTGGGATAACTATTCACAGAAGGAAGAATGGCTCTCATTATTTCAGCAGAGGATTTTTGTGGGAACGATTTCGGATTTCCTCAAATTTTGAATTACCAAATATCTCTATCCAGCTCGTGTACGAAGCCTTATGTTTTCTGGATGATTGATTTGATGACAAAAGAATCTTTATTAACTATAAACTAATACTTAGAATTGACGAGGGCATTGACTGAAAATGGTGTCACTCCCTGtacactaaaataaaataataataataataaaaactgaCTAAAATGGTGCCACTCCTTCTTTACTATATAATAGGGGATTACTGATTCACTTCAATGTCCAAATCCACAGAAACCAACTGTGTTGCATAGGCACATGGAAGGCAAGATTTTTCTGACAGAGGACGGTGTGGCTATGGATGTGAGTGAGGTGAATTGATATAGAGAGGGGGTCAGCTACTGAGAGGGTGCTGGCATGGGTGGAGATGATACAAATTACTTTCATAAACCTTAGTCAAAtccatatattaaattaatcataGATAGAACTGGTTGAGTTCAGGTGGAGACTCTCCGGCTTAAACCCCTACAAAAGTTCCTTTTGATTTTGCTAACTAATCTAAAAGCTCTCTTATAGTTCTTTTACTGATCTCAACAAGATTATTGTAATACCTGAACTTTTCTAAGTTGATAACAAACTCTTGAGCTTAGAGATGAACTCTTCCATTTggtattttttaattgtttttgttgtttaCTTTTTCTGTTGCACAATATTTAATGACCAACCCTCCAAAATTAAGTCTTCTAGgccataaatatttcaagattCTTGTTCACTGTTAACATGTTTTTCACGTCTTTTACAAGTTGTGATGGCTCAAAGTGTTGATGCAAAATAAGTGACTTATACTCTTTGTTATCTGGTGTTAATGATATTGACCCCTGTTTTTTTAATTGGTAGATTTTCATTTGATCCCAATCTGAAGTTAGGTCTTGATGTTGCTTCTTGCATTATTACAAGGTAAATTCACAGGATGTTGTTAATTTCTGCATAATTCTTTATTTTTCCAATTaggttttttaattttctttgataCAATGATGTGCAATTTGTCATATCTGTTGTCGTTGACATCTCTCACTGTTAATTTTGTGTAGGGCTCCAAAACAAAATGATGCTGATGGAAAAACCAATTATGTGATTCGCCCGTgagttattaaaatttgtacAGCAGTAGTTTACCTTATGTTTGATGTGTACAAAGTTGGTGCTAATAGTCAGCATAAAACTCCCATGTCTCTCTACCTTAATGATAACTCCCAACTCCTTTTATCTAATGTGTTGgtcttaattaaaaaaaaattcttttatcTAATGTGTTAgtatcaattaaaaaattatataaattgagTTTCTTTCATAGTTATTGTTCTGTGTGTCAAATCTGAATTTTGCTGTATCTAAGCATGAGTTGAATGACCAACAAAATTCTTAGGAGAAGCGAGGACTGTCGAATTCAATTTTGCCAATGTTTTATCAGATGCATCATCATGTTTCAAGCGGCCTATTCATTTTTTAAGCAACCTATTAATACTGATTAAACTCCAATCAGCTAACCCTCATTCAACTGCCTGGTCCTTGCTGAGATTTTGATAGGGCTAGTTACTAGAAGCAATGAGATCAATATgtaataagaaattttttttctcaagcTTCTTTTATCTGCAGTTACACTCCTATATCAGATCCAGATGCTAAGGGATACTTCGACTTATTGATAAaggtattattttaaaattgatttccATCCCTAAAAATAATCATGCATGCCTTTTTCATCAGTCTCTGGGCTTTCTTTTTTATGAAAACAGTTTCTAGTTATTCGATCTTGTTACAGGTGTATCCTGAAGGTAATATGAGTCAACATTTTGCTAGCTTAAAACCAGGAGATGTGGTGGAAGTGAAAGGGTAAGTAATTCAGGGGTCAttgtatttaaatataatgTTATCTGTGTAATAATCAGCTAATATGCTTGTTTTATCCAGGCCCATCGAAAAATTGAGATACAATCCAAACATGAAGAAACATATCGGCATGGTAGGATCATCATTAGAGTTTCACTTTAGTGTGTGTTGTGCAAGTAAAGCTATATTAAGGTGACTCACAGTTCAAAATAAGAATGGGCTTGGAACTATCAGCCATAATTTAAATCTATTCTCAGAAAGTGCAATTCCAGTGTGTTGACTGCCTGTGACGCGTCTTGGTTCACAAAAATAAGTCCAAGATGCTGAGATTTTATTTCACGTTGAATTACACTCTGGCTTGATGTAGGAATGGATAGAGGTGAAGAGTGAAAGGGAAGTAAGGGAAACTATCGAAATagatttataaattgataaattcatagGATATTAAAAGTTAACCGTCAACTTATATCGCTCTTCAGCAAAAAGATGTCAATGATGCCAAAGAAATTAGAATTCTTTGCATACTTCAGTACACAATAGACATATGGCTAAGGTTGTCATGAGATCCGAAGTATGATAATTTTGAGGTTGGGACTGAATTGTACTTTCAAAGTTGTGGATCTTACGACCCCACACGATTTATGAATTAATCTTTTTTCAACttctaaattataaaattatactCCACATGACCTTCTATATTGAAAGTGTGATTGTTGTGACCCAAATCACCGACATGGCCTCTCAAATGTAGTTTTGATGATAGTTATTAGAGACGCAAGGCGCAATCTGAGGCACGAATTCTAGGCATGCACTTTATTGTTATGAAGCTCCACATccaaaaaaattacgatatataatgcaatatttaatttacaagattttaaataacaataaaaaagcTAGAAGCAAAAGTAAATAACTCTATCTTGCACTTAATTTTGCATTTACTATCTCTGCCACTAGAGGTGTGCTCAAATAGGGCCTTGACTATAAAGCACACGAAAACCGACTCTTTGTGGTTGGAGCGGAAGTGGCTTAAATGGGCTACCTACCTTATGGGGTATCTTAATAGTCTATTACTGTGCTTCATCGAAAGATAGTGCCTCAACTTGTGTCAAGGTGCAAGGCTGAGCTTTGGCCCAAGCCTATCACCTGCCTTGTGGGCTTTCAATAAATATGGTTTTAGTGCTAGATATAGGAATAATGTATAGTTTAATACCCTGCATCGGAAGAGCACTCGTTTACTGCTGAGCTAGTGAAGTCATTGCTAGAATCCATGGATAGCGGAATTTAAGAGTTGTCTATGGTGACCATGTTCATTCTCGGCTCCCAGTTGGAACTGAAGTATGTATCTGGATAATTAGTACTCCATCAATTGCCTCAACCCAAATGTCACACACCTTGATACATTTAGCGTCATCAACTTCTAGTGGTTTGGCTAAAGCTATTTCCCAAATCAGAATTTTTCAAGtgccaaaatttttgaatttttttctatGCTTGTCTTGTTGTCCATATTACTTGTTACAGTGAGCGGCTAGCGAATCATCAGAGATTTGGTGTAATTTCCATATCTGTGAACTTAAATACTCTATTTAATTTGCTGAAGAATGTGATAATCATGCTTTTATGTAGGTTCATTGAACCAATATTGCGTAATCATTTCTGTGAACTTAAATACTCTATTTATTTTGCTGAAGAATGTGATAATCATGCTTTTATGTAGGTTCATTGAACCAATATTGCGTAATCATTTCTCACTTTTTTATTCAGATTGCCGGAGGATCTGGAATTACTCCAATGCTTCAGGTGATAGATGCTATTGTTAAGAACCCAGATGATAATACCCAAGTAGGCCTTAATCCCATTTTTCGTTTTTTTGTTAAATCACTTCTGCTTTAAAAAGTTGATCAATGTGATTTTTGAACATAAATGATGAACTTTTACTCTTTTAGGTATCCCTGCTCTATGCTAATGTATCTCCTGATGACATACTTCTCAAAAAGAAGCTTGACCTACTTGCTGCAAGCCACCCAAACTTGAAGGTGCTACAATCATCAACTTAACTTTTTACCATTTGTGTTGAaatttgcttcttttttttcttaatcGAGTCAGATCTGATTACATCTCTTATTCAGGTATTCTACACTGTCGACAAGCCAACCAAGGATTGGCATGGAGGCACTGGTTACGTATCAAAGGACATGGTTGTAAAAGGCTTGCCTAGCCCCAGTGATGATACACTTATTCTTGTAAGCTTCTTTGCTTTGAATATCGGTGACCTAACCCCGTCAATATAATCTGATAATGCAGCGTGAGAGTTATGTTTGGAAAGGGTAGGCAATAGTTACAGCAACATGTAGCAAACACTCTCTATGTTTAAGCACATGCAGTTTTGATTATAAAGGAGATAAAAATCAGTTCATTTACGCTTGTTTGACCTGGAGAGCTCGTTTGTAATTTGAGCCTCTCAAATTTACTGCTGTTACGTGCATTGTTTGTACCTCAACTTTACAAACAGTATCACCTGCATTACTGTCAATACCTCATCTTAATCTCTAGCCCCACAAAGGAATTACTAGTAACTTCTATCTGCTTCAATGTGGTTtcttatgtttttgagagataaGTCTGGTGTTGTTTTCTGGGACTAGAGGGTCTCAACTCGATACTTTGCGAATGGAGAGTTGTTAGCACAGTGAATGATGGGAAAGGTTGATGGCTGCAAGAGATGGTAGAATTTTTGTAGACAGGAGTGACTAGTAGATGTCTGTTTGGTGGCATCAATTGTGTGAACTCGTGTCCGTAATTACGTAAGGTGCATACTACTGCATCCAGTACCAGTTACTATGTGTATATAGGTGTTTCAtgtatccaaatatttcgaaattAATACTTGCCTCTTCCAAATAACCGATTGCTAGAGCAGTCAAAACTGGCTAGCGAAAGCCCGGCATACCTAGCCAGTTTTTAGTTATGTTAAGCTGCGGGTCGGGGCGGGCTGGCCCACCATTTGTGTTGATAAAGTGTCTCGCAAGTTGGCCTAGTTTATTGGATACAGCAAGTGACTGGACCTCCTGGTTATTGGCCATAACTGTGAGGTGATCAAAATGAGTCAACTGCTGTTGCACCAGTGGATTGGTAGGGGAAGACTTTGTGGACTGGAAGGACCGGTGCTACATATAAAAGGGTAACTCCAGTGAAGAGAAGAACACTTTTAATTCGAGATTCTATTCCACAATCAAAACCCGAAGAAAAAGATTGAAAGAAGTCACAAGGAGATCCAAGAGGGTTGAGAGGTTCTGAGGGGAGAAACTCGGTTATTCTTTTTTTCTGGGTGTAAAAGCTTGTACTTGTTAACTTTTTCTATTTCAATACAGTGGCAGTTTCCTCCCATGTACGTAGGTCGTAAACAACTGAACCACGTAAATTTCTtgtgctttgattgattgcttaTTGTGTATTCTTGATCCTGTGATGCTTGGTTCTGTAATTGTTCACGTACAGTTCTTGGTTGGGTATCAAATTATGGTTATTCTAACAATTTGGGCGAACGGGAAATTGCCAACCCAACTTGCGTATTTGGCAGGCCGACCCGGCTGGCCTACATCATTATGACGACTCTACTAATTGAATAATTTTACGTGGGAAATTGTTTCACTCGTTTCTGTTGCTTTTCCAGGTTTGTGGCCCTCCTGGACTGATGAAACATATATCCGGAGATAAGGCAAAGGATCGATCACAAGGCGAGGTATACATCATTCCAATAACCAAAATCTCCCCTCTTTTTGCCACCTTTTTCTCTGTTTGCAATGATTCCCATTGCCTAATCATTTTTCCTCTTCGCAGCTGACTGGCATACTCAAGGAAATTGGCTTCACAGAAAACATGGTTTTCAAATTCTGACCACCAATTTTGATTATTGTCACGAATGAGGTGTCGAATAAATATACTTTGATCACACAAAAATACGATTTCGCGAGAACGTAGTTTCCTCCATTACCGTCGTGGATATTTAGTATCCGGAATATATATCTATGGACAGACGAatgtattttataataatttggcTTCGTCCGTTCCATTTTCTTTGATATTTATTTCTATATGATAAATGTGGAAAATGGTTTGTGTTGAACCCATCCTCAGAAGCATCGCACTCCAAAAACAATAGATGAAAAGTGAACCCTTCTGAAATTCACACGATGGGAGTgaattttgatgtttttttcTCGTTTGTTTACTTTCTGATTTCACATTGTTTGATTTGTGTTTCATGAATACAAAATAATTTCTGATATTTATTGtgtattataaatttatagtgtttgtatattttatttggggTGGTCCTATAGGTTATTGGGGTTTCAAAGGCGTTTATCATTTATTGTCTGGATTTGTCGAATGTTTAATGATAATGGCTCATTTATTATCTGTATGAATATATAAGTGTcatcaattttaatatgttgtccatagtatcaaatatatatgtgcaaatgatatttttggtatgcgattttcattttttttttaattttttatcatgttaataatgaatttgtatttttagtcttgtaatttacattttttaaatttttaatctttttgcaataaattttcatttttaatcttataatttttatgcttttttttttattggagtCGGTAGTTTTTGTcggcaaaaaaaaaagatagacttaaaacaaaatcatgtgaccaaatattaaaaaaaaacatataagttatatgattaaaattgaaattcaccacaacaTGGTCAAAAGTGGAAAAAGTGTATATTACATGATCAAAAATTTAGTGTactcaacatatattttatatgataatatttaaatattttttcattatatcATGCAAAAATATTTATGGGTAGGTACCATCCAAAACATAACCTAAATCCGCTCTGGTACTAAACTGATGTATTCGTTAGAAGAGCAATCGACGTAAATAAATTGCAAAATGAACCTAGTTGTTAATTTGGATAATACCCTTAATAATTAttctattaataaaaaaaataccaaaattttgATGTATGTATCTGGATAACTGACTCTTGAGTACCTTGGTGTATGTTGGTGAATTGTTGTGCAATGGGACTCAACACGTTCGTTATGACTAGGCCTAGAGAACCGTTACCTTCGTACTCTCTTGATAATTTGTACCCCATCAATTGCCTCAACCCAAATGTCACACACCTTGATACATTTAGCATCATCAACTTCTAGTGGTTTGGCTAAAGCTATTTCCCAAATCAGAATTTTTCACGtgccaaaatttttgaatttttttctatGCTTGTCTTGTTGTCCATATTACTTGTTACAGTGAGCGGCTAGCGAATCATCAGAGAGTTGGTGTAATTTCCATATCTGTGAACTTAAATACTCTATTTAATTTGCTGAAGAATGTGATAATCATGCTTTTATGTAGGTTCATTGAACCAATATTGCGTAATCATTTCTCACTTTTTTATTCAGATTGCCGGAGGATCTGGAATTACTCCAATGCTTCAGGTGATAGATGCTATCGTTAAGAACCCAGATGATACTACCCAAGTAGGCCTTAATCCCATTTTTCAGTTTTTTGTTAAATCACTTCTTCTGCTTTAAAAATTTGATCAATTTGATTTTTGGACATAAATGATGAACTTTTACTGTTTTAGGTATCCCTGCTCTATGCTAATGTATCTCCTGATGACATACTTCTCAAAAAGAAGCTTGACCTACTTGCTGCGAGCCACCCAAACTTGAAGGTGCTACAATCATCAACTTAACCTTTTACCATTTGTGTTGAaatttgcttcttttttttcttaatcGAGTCAGATCTGATTACATCTCTTATTCAGGTATTCTACACTGTCGACAAGCCAACCAAGGATTGGCATGGAGGCACTGGTTACGTATCAAAGGACATGGTTGTAAAAGGCTTGCCTAGCCCCAGTGATGATACACTTATTCTTGTAAGCTTCTTTGCTTTGAATATCGGTGACCTAACCCTTCAATATAATCTGATAATGCAAAGTGAGAGTTACGTTTGGAAAGGCTAGGCAATAGTTACAGCACATGTAGCAAACACTGTCTGTGTCTAGGCACATGCAGTTTTGATATAAAGGAGATACAAATCAGTTCACTTACGCTTGTTAGACCTGGAGAGCTCGTTTGTAATTTGAGCCTCTCAAATAGGCTTGTTAGACCTGGAGAGCTCGTTTGTAATTTGAGCCTCTCAAATTTACTGCTGTTACGTGCATTGTTCTTACCTCAACTTTACAAACAGTATCACCTGCATTACTGTCAATACCTCATCTTAATCTCTAGCCCCACAAAGGAATTACTTGTAACTTCTATCTGCTTCAATGTGGTTtcttatgtttttgagagataaGTCTGGTGTTGTTTTCTGGGACTAGAGGGTCTCAACTCGATACTTTGCGAATGGAGAGTTGTTAGCACAGTGAATGATGGGAAAGGTTGATGGCTGCAAGAGATGGTTGAATTTTTGTAGACAGGAGTGACTAGTAGATGTCTGTTTGGTGGTATCAATTGTGTGAACTCGTATCCGTAATTACTTAAGGTGCATACTACTGCATCCAGTACCAGTTATTATGTGTATATAGGTGTTTCAtgtatccaaatatttcgaaatgAATACTTGCCTCTTCCAAATAACCGATTGCTAGAGCAGTCAAAACTGGCTAGCGAAAGCCCGGCGTACCTAGCCAGTTTTTAGTTATGTTAGGCTGCGGGTCGAGGCGGGCTGGCCCACCATTTGTGTTGATAAAGTGTCTCGCAAGTTGGCCTACTTTATTGGATACAGCAAGTGACTGGACCTCCTGGTTAACGGCCATAACTTTGAGGTGATCAAAATGAGTCAACTACTGTTGCACCAGTGTATTGGTAGGGGAAGACTTTGTGGAGTGGAAGGACCGGTGCTACATATAAAAGGGTAACTCCAGTGAAGAGAAGAACACTTCTAATTCGAGATTCTATTCCACAATCAAAACCCAAAGAAAAAAGATTGAAAGAAAAGTCACAAGGAGATCCAAGAGGGTTGAGAGGTTCTGAGGGAAGAAACTCTGttattctgtttttttttctgGGTGTAAAGCTTGTACTCGTTAACTCTTTCTATTTCAATAAAGTGGCAGTTTCCTCCTGTGGACGTAGATCGTAAACAACTGAACCATGTAAATTTCTtgtgctttgattgattgcttaGTGTGTATTCTTGATCCTGTGATGCTTGGTTCTGTAATTGTTCACGTACAGTTCTTGGTCGGGTATCAAATTATAGTTATTCTAACAATTTGGGCGGAGCGGGAAATTGCCAACCCAACTTGTGTATTTGGCACGCCAACCCGGCTGGCCTTCATCATTTTGACTACTCTACTAATTGAATAATTTTACGTGGGAAATTGTTTCCCTCGTTTCTGTTGCTTTTCCAGGTTTGTGGCCCTCCTGGACTGATGAAACATATATCCGGAGATAAGGCAAAGGATCGATCACAAGGCGAGGTATACATCATTCCAATAAACCAAAATCTCCCCTCTTTTTGCCACCTTTTTCTCTGTTTGCAATGATTCCCATTGCCTAATCATTTTTCCTCTTCGCAGCTGACTGGCATACTCAAGGAAATTGGCTTCACAGAAAACATGGTTTTCAAATTCTGACCACCAATTTTGATTATTGTCATGAATGAGGGTCAAAGAAATATACTTTGATCACACAAAAATACGATTTCGCGAGAACGTAGTGTAGTTTCCTCCATTACCGTCGTGGATATTTAGTATCCGGAATATATTTCTATGGACAGACGAatgtattttataataatttggcTTCGTCCGTTCCATTTTCTTTGATATTTATTTCTATATGATAAATGTGGAAAATGGTTTGTGTTGAACCCATCCTCAGAAGCAATAGATGAAAAGTGAACCCTTCTGAAATTCACACGATGGGAGTGaattttgatgttttttctCCTTTGTTGACTTTCTGATTTCACATTGTTTGATTTGTCTTTCATGAATACaaaataatttctaatatttattgtgtattataaatttatagtgTGTGTATATTTTGTTTGGGGTGGTCCTATAGGTTATTGGGGTGTCAAAGGCGTTTATCATTTATTGTCTGGATTTGTCGAATGTTTAATGATAATGGCTCATTTATTATCTGTTTGAATATATAAGTGTcatcaattttaatatgttgtccatagtatcaaatatatatgggcaaatgatatttttggtatgcgattttcatttttttaaaattttttatcatgttaataatgaatttgtatttttagttttgtaatttacattttttttttcatttttaatcttGTTGCAATAAATTTGCATTCTTAATCTTATAATTTTTATGCTTTTTTTTAATTGGATTCGGTAGTTTTTGTCGGCCAAAAAAAAAGATAGACTTAAAACAAAGTcatgtgaccaaatatgaaaaaaaaaaaaaacatataagttatatgattaaaattgaaattcaccacaacaTGGTCAAAAGTGGAAAAAGTGCATATTACATGATCAAAAATTTAGTGTAcccaacatatattttatatgataatatttcaatattttttcattatatcATGCAAAAATATTTATGGCTAGGTACCATCCTAAACATAACCTAAATCCGCTCTGGTACTAAACTGATGTATTCTTTAGAAGAGCAATCGACGTAAATAAATTGCAAAATGAACCTAGTTGTTAATTTGGATAATACCCTTAATAATTAttctattaataaaaaaaataccaaaattttgaaaaattccgAATCCAATTAAAAATGAAACATAGTTAATTTCCATATTGCTACTTTACAAAAAAGGTTGAAATCGATTATCTTTAAATACCTTATAGGATTAATTCTGATAGTGAAGTAAAATAGTGCAAGACAAATTCAAAACTAACGTATGTATACATATAGTAGTAATTATTTTactcttcatttttttaaaactataagAAACCAAATAAAAGGAAAAGACATTGTACCAAAAAATTCATCAAAGGAAAAGAGAGGTAACATGGGAATAGTACATGATTTCTTAGGGAAAAAATATCAAGATCAACTGTATAAATTTGTAGCTATTAACTAGCTAGTCATCGTGACTAAAAATTAAACTTGTTCCCTTTACGTTGTTTCTTGGAGTGTGACTCGGCCCTCCCGAAAATCGGGCACATGCCACAACCCGAGACCCTAGGAGAAGGTGGATCGCTCAAGGCCGAGACCTCCTTAATAGTATTCGTCGCGCAATACGTGTTGCGTGTAATCGTGCATACTTGGTCATATCGTGATAATTCTTCGAATTTTGCTTTTCCCCAGAGCTCGACGGAGAAGAACTTCTGGTCATCCCAAACTAGCCCAGAGGACCCTTGCCTTCTAAATGATGTTCCGGATCTTTGCAAACCAGCCATATCTTCTGTTTACACTCTTTTTACAATTATATTGGATCTCTCTTTCTCTTGCTCAAAAGCCAAGATCGAAGaactatatatatagatatatagcACGATCAGTTCAATTCTTGATGAAATTTTTGGTGTTGGCTTCTGTAAATTGATTGATTTGATAATGTTTAACCTCGCTTTTCTTTCCAAACgcgatgtatatatatatggtcATCGGATGtacatttcaaattttcaaatggattaaagaaaataacaaatatagaGTCATAGGGCAAGTGAGGTCACAATGAAGAATCTCTATATTTGGTTGAGGCCATGGGGAATTAATTGGTCTATTGACTagtcttttctttttcttttttttttttgaaggaattattcatttcttttttaaaaaaaataaataaaagtgatTAAAATGTGATCCAGGAATCTTTAACTTGTTAAATTTACATTTAATAGTAGGTTGAGTCATCTAATAATTAGTTCAAGATCCGATTCATCGTTTTCTTTTCTCCAGTATGATTATGTTATAACTATATAATTCGGAATTAGGTTGATAGAGTCTTCATGTTTCAAATCTACATAGGATCATGCTTGGATCTAattagtgttttatttatttgaaaaatggaTTGAAAGATTATTTTCCAGTAGTAAGTTTCAAGTtcttgatatataatatatatttgtgtgaATTGTTGGTGTAATTTTGGACAACTTTTGGTGATTTCAAAACCTCCATGTGTTTGCTGTTGCAAACTATTGATGTTGTCAACCTTTTAACACTCGTAATTTGAtagtaata comes from Primulina huaijiensis isolate GDHJ02 chromosome 2, ASM1229523v2, whole genome shotgun sequence and encodes:
- the LOC140971369 gene encoding NADH-cytochrome b5 reductase-like protein isoform X1, whose protein sequence is MAVFFRRLAKSAVAFGSQTKCNTGIRFGTLAGVSAGISSYYYFSSPNLVYLDQLNEDAVPKIALNPDKWIEFKLQDKVEASHNTQLFRFSFDPNLKLGLDVASCIITRAPKQNDADGKTNYVIRPYTPISDPDAKGYFDLLIKVYPEGNMSQHFASLKPGDVVEVKGPIEKLRYNPNMKKHIGMIAGGSGITPMLQVIDAIVKNPDDNTQVSLLYANVSPDDILLKKKLDLLAASHPNLKVFYTVDKPTKDWHGGTGYVSKDMVVKGLPSPSDDTLILVCGPPGLMKHISGDKAKDRSQGELTGILKEIGFTENMVFKF
- the LOC140971369 gene encoding NADH-cytochrome b5 reductase-like protein isoform X2, producing MAVFFRRLAKSAVAFGSQTKCNTGIRFGTLAGVSAGISSYYYFSSPNLVYLDQLNEDAVPKIALNPDKWIEFKLQDKVEASHNTQLFRFSFDPNLKLGLDVASCIITRAPKQNDADGKTNYVIRPYTPISDPDAKGYFDLLIKVYPEGNMSQHFASLKPGDVVEVKGPIEKLRYNPNMKKHIGMIAGGSGITPMLQVIDAIVKNPDDTTQVSLLYANVSPDDILLKKKLDLLAASHPNLKVFYTVDKPTKDWHGGTGYVSKDMVVKGLPSPSDDTLILVCGPPGLMKHISGDKAKDRSQGELTGILKEIGFTENMVFKF